One genomic segment of Myxococcales bacterium includes these proteins:
- a CDS encoding dihydroorotate dehydrogenase electron transfer subunit, with protein MASPTLPRRAQIVAPLLRRESVGDAYHVLTFDARHEGEALPGQFVMVRGEEWGDAPLLPRPMSYLSGGPTPSILIKVVGEGTTRMARAEPGEPFSLLGPLGVPWRPAAENRRQILVAGGVGVAPLLYLARALKAAGQSPIAVYGARTKNDLPLDDDLAEVSEVHVTTEDGSRGTKGRVTDVLDALLKEDTEVFTCGPDRMMAAVAAICARRDVPCEVSVETPMACGYGVCLGCPIPSADGGYLYACMQGPCIDARRIDWSRADHAPRRSQDTERPEA; from the coding sequence ATGGCATCACCCACCCTACCTCGTCGTGCTCAAATCGTGGCGCCGCTGCTGCGCCGCGAGAGTGTCGGGGACGCCTACCACGTGCTGACGTTCGACGCGCGACACGAGGGCGAGGCGCTGCCGGGCCAGTTCGTGATGGTGCGCGGCGAAGAGTGGGGAGACGCGCCGCTCTTGCCGCGACCGATGAGTTATCTCTCAGGCGGGCCGACGCCGTCGATTCTGATCAAGGTCGTGGGTGAGGGCACCACGCGCATGGCCCGCGCCGAACCCGGTGAGCCGTTTTCGCTGCTGGGCCCGCTCGGTGTGCCGTGGCGACCCGCCGCCGAAAATCGCCGGCAGATCCTGGTCGCGGGCGGAGTGGGCGTGGCGCCGCTCCTCTACCTCGCGCGCGCGCTAAAGGCCGCGGGCCAAAGCCCGATCGCCGTCTACGGCGCCCGCACCAAGAACGATCTGCCGCTCGACGACGATCTGGCGGAGGTCTCCGAGGTTCACGTGACGACCGAAGACGGCTCGCGCGGAACGAAGGGGCGAGTGACGGACGTGCTCGATGCGCTGTTGAAGGAAGACACCGAGGTCTTCACCTGCGGTCCCGATCGCATGATGGCGGCGGTCGCGGCGATTTGCGCGCGCCGGGACGTGCCGTGCGAGGTCTCGGTCGAGACGCCGATGGCCTGCGGTTACGGCGTGTGCCTGGGATGCCCGATCCCCTCGGCTGACGGCGGTTACTTGTATGCGTGTATGCAGGGGCCGTGCATCGACGCGCGCCGCATCGACTGGAGTCGAGCGGATCACGCACCGCGCCGCTCACAAGACACGGAGAGGCCGGAAGCATGA
- a CDS encoding GNAT family N-acetyltransferase: MRASDRERVDWIAREAGQNLDVAAEEARSFGRLTVAREGHEQAALGVLSCWAVADELHVINLATHPGFRRRGVARALLDDALTQAARDRRRLVLLEVRRTNQAAIQLYRQLGFTVAAVRRGYYADNSEDAIEMMLAIDPDTGLFLSGHDEIELEEA; encoded by the coding sequence ATGCGAGCGAGCGACCGTGAGCGGGTCGACTGGATCGCGCGCGAGGCCGGTCAAAACCTGGACGTTGCCGCGGAAGAGGCCCGCAGCTTCGGCCGCCTCACCGTGGCGCGCGAGGGCCACGAGCAGGCGGCCCTGGGAGTGCTCTCGTGCTGGGCCGTCGCCGACGAGCTCCACGTGATCAACCTGGCCACACACCCCGGATTTCGCCGTCGCGGCGTGGCGCGCGCACTCCTCGACGACGCCCTCACACAAGCCGCGCGCGATCGGCGGCGTCTCGTGCTACTGGAGGTGCGCCGCACGAACCAGGCGGCGATCCAGCTGTACCGCCAGCTCGGTTTCACCGTGGCGGCGGTCCGGCGCGGGTACTACGCGGACAACTCCGAGGACGCCATCGAGATGATGCTCGCCATTGATCCAGACACCGGGCTGTTCTTGTCGGGCCACGACGAGATCGAGCTCGAGGAGGCTTGA